A segment of the Devriesea agamarum genome:
GACGAAGCTGATATGGAAGAATAAAGGTGGTTAATTCTAAGCGTCGAAGACGACCTCAAACGCCCCAAGCGCTGCGGGCGTCATTAAACCAAAAACTCAAGAATGCTGTTAACGTGAAGGGTGCATCGATCGAAGAGGTGCGCAAGCAATTCGCCTTCCAACTGCTTTTCCGCCGCATGTTTAGTGAGGACAATGGGCGATGGATAGTTCTCGGCGGTAATGCCCTATTGCTCCGTACCGGAGGAGGCCGCTTCACCCAGGATGTCGACTTAGCGCGCGCCGAAGGATGGGAAAGCGATGATGAATTGAGAGCTGAGTTTCAAGAAATTCTCACCCGCGACGTGGGGGATCCTTTCAGTTTCGTGATCGATCGTTTTACTTCGCATGACCGTAGCGACCCCTATGGTTACGGATCTAAAACAGCGACGGCGCACCTCACCGTCTTTCTCGGTCCCAAAGTTTTTGAGTGGTTTACCATTGATTTCACAGTGCGCCGGCATGTTACTGGTCCCGTGGACTATCTAGCTCTTAACCCCGTAATAGATCACGAAGTGTTGGGTGACCTCCCAAAGGTCCCTGTCGTTCCAATCGAAAATCAAATAGCAGATAAGGTCTGTGCATTATACGAAAAACATAACGGGCCGACAGCCTGGTCGACGCGTTACCGAGATTTAGCAGACATTGTTCGCATTGTGCTGGATTTGGAGATCGATGGTGCTCGACTCAAAACCATGCTTCGTTATGAATGTTCGCGGCGCCGAATCCATGAATTACCCAGAGCGCTTTGTGCGCCACACGAGTCTTGGATCAGTGAATATCCGGCTGCTGCCCGCCGATTTACGGGTTTCCCCGCAGCATTTCACGATCTCGACCAGTCGCTTAGCTGCGCAGGACGCTGCCTGAACACGGTGCTTGACGGAACCCTCGCTGAAGGGGTGTGGGATCCATCCGCGCAGCGCTGGCGTGAAAATCCTAGGACACGGGTTCAGGCTCTGGGGCGGTCTTTGTTCCGTTGACACTGAGAAAGCGTTCGCGCGCGAATCTGGTGCCGACGATGATGGCGCCGGTGGCGACCACGCGGGATCCGAGTGGGATCGTCAAGATATCGGGGCTCCAACCCAATCGTCTGGTGAGGGTGTCGACAATGCCGCGGGTGAGCACGCTTTTTGCTGCCGCTGCCTCACCGCCAATGGCAATCCGGTCGGGGTCGATAAATTCGATCACCGGGGCGAGCCCGTCCCCGATCATGTGCGAGGCTTGCTGGACGAAAGCCACGGCGTCACTGTCGCCCGCGAAGGCACGAGAATATACGTTCTGGCCCCGGCGTTCGAGGCTCGGACCGGTGCTTAGAAGTCGGTATAGCTGGTCCCAGTTGCCTTTGCTGAGTTCCCCTGCTTCGCCATGGGCGCCGCGGTGGATGGACCCTCCCAGGACCAGGCCGCACTCGATATGCGAGCCGAGAAGCAAGCAAATCATGGTGCCGGTGTCGGGAACATTGACTGCCCCGGCGAGCGCTGCCAGGTTGGCATTGTTTTCCACGATGACGGTGGTTTGATACCGCTGGGTCAAAAAATCGTGGAGAAGAGAGCCGCGCCAGCGGTGAAAAATCCCTGAGCGGGTGATGATGCGGGTATTTTGCACGACGCCCATCACGGCTACCACGAGGCACGCCAGGGGAGTGTTGCGGATGGTGTTCTCGGCGAGGGCTTCGTTCAGGAGCTCTTCGATCAGGAGCGGAAGGTCATCGACACCGCGAAAGTTGTCGGGTACATCGAGGGAACGCTGGGCGCGCGGCGTGGCGTCGAGGTCGGTGATATGCACTTCGATCCGGTCACTGTGTAAAACCACTGCGCCGACTAAAAACGCGTGGGTAGCGAGCCGGTAGCGTCTGCTGGGGCGGCCACCGCGAGGAGTGGAACCGGTGGGGGCTTCCTCGGTGATCACCCCGCCTTCCAACAGTGCGTTGATGGCTGACGCCACCGTGGGCCTGGATAATCCTGACGCGCGGCAGATATCAGAGATGGTTTCGGGGGTGCTGGCACGGCGCAGGACTTGGATCACGGTGCGCTGACTGACGAACGACATCCCCGGGGGGACGAACAGGTCAGGCGCAGTGGCTGGCATCGGGCACTCCTCGGGTGACACGGCGGCTGATCAGGCTCGTCTTAGCTGGTGGCTAGAGACTAATGCGGAACCTGACCAGATGGTCAACGTCTGTTATAGCGGGTCGACCTTTGAATGGCGAGGGCCGTCCGGCATAGCCGACAAATATAACGACGTTATTAGAAGAACAATGTGGTGATGCGGGGATATAGCCGGTTGATTAAGCGGATTCATTTTAGGTGCGATGGTCCCGCTGACCCCGGCAGAAAGTCCCGCCTCTGACCTATCGGACTACTGTGCGATGAGCAGATGAAGTCCGTTCATATGGCGCAATGAACTCTCATATGCGGCCATGGAGTGTGACAGTTGAATATTACCGTTGAATATAAAAATTAAATGCGTGAACACAATGTGGTCACGAATTGTCGCGGTTGGAAGCTTTCGGCGCCCGTCGTGTCCTTAACGGCGCACCGTGAAGGAATAGCTGCACACGGCGTTCATGGCCGCGCTCGGTTATGTCTGTCGACCCGGTCCACGGTGTTCGTGGAGCGGTCGGTTATGTCTGTCGCCTCGGTTATCGCTATGGCCTCGGTTGCGCCTGGGTGCGGTCGTTGCGACCGGAGCGCCCTGTTATGACCGGGAAGCTCTGATCCAGTGGGTCACGGCGGTGTCGATGAGACGGGCTCCAGTGCGTGCGGTCCGGTTATCAATGTCGAGGTGCGGATTGAGTTCCACCACGTCGACTAAGGCCAGTGACCCGCTGCTGGCCGCTGTGCGTACGGCGCAGTCAATCAACGGCATCGCCACACCGTATGCGGCGGGCGCTGATACCCCGGGCGCGTGCGCAGCGGGGAGTACGTCGAGGTCGATGGTGAGATAGAGAAGGTCGAGATCCCGAACAAAGTGCTCAACGAAACTGCGCACCGCCGAGAAACCTCCCTCAGCGCACTCCACATCGGTGAGATACGAAACCCCGAGGTCGTGAGCCTTTGAAAAGAGCACGCCGGTGTTGGATGGTTCGCTGATCCCCAGGACGGCGTAACGAAGCGCCCTGCCGCAGCGCTGTTCAGAATTAGCCATCTGTAAAAACGGGGTGCCGGAGGTCGGCTGGTCCTCATGGCGCAGGTCAAAGTGGGCGTCGAGGTTGAGCACACCCCAGCGCACGTCGCCGCCCAAGCGTCCGGAGCGAAGCAGCCCCTGGTAGGAAGCCCAGGCTGTTTCATGCCCGCCGCCGAGCGCAACCGCGAGATCGTGGGGACGGGCGCGGAGAATAGCCGCGAGTTTGTCGCCCATCTTCGCCTGCGCTGTTTCCAGGTCATGCCCATGGACCCGGATATCTCCATGGTCGAATACGGGAACATCCGTCGTGGCGCGCGCATCATGCAATGCGAGCGGTGCCAGTGCGCGGCGCAGCTGATCGGGGCCTAGGGCTGCTCCTGTTCGGCCGCGGTTGCGGCGCACACCTTCGTCGGAACAAAAGCCTGCCATGTGAATGGCTAGATGGTGTGGATCGGTGGGCGCCGGGTCGTGGTGCCCGTTTGATGCCCAGCCCTGCTGTGCGCTGGACAGCCGGTCCTGATGTGCGTCCATTGCCGAGCTCTGATGTGCGTTGGATACAGGTCTGTGCCGAGGGGAAGAGGGTGAGTTTGATCCGGGAGCGCTGCGAACCACCTGGTGCCAACGGGCGTGCTGGGCGCCGTCGCCGTCGTGGCGACCCGTCCATAGGTCTGCGGCCGCGGTCGACAGTGCGTCGCGCCTAGCCCGATTGTGCTGGGCCGTGGCAGCCTCATCGGCGCCGGGAACGTCGTCGGAAATACCGGTGTTCATGAGTTCCTCATCCTGGGTATACGTCTGGCGCGGGCTCGCCCCGCACCGTCACCCCATATGCACACCCTGCCACCTAGGTGGCATGCTGGCCACATCATGTCATCAAAAGTTCCCGCCGCCGATGCTACTTTGCGGGTGCTCGCGCATCTGTCTGCTCAGCGCGGACCGGTGCCTGCCGCTCGACTCGCTGCTGAACTTCAGTTGCCGCGCTCAACCGTGTACGACCTGCTGTCGGTGCTGACCGAGCACGGGTTCGTTCTTCATCTGCGCGAAGAACGCCTCTATGGGCTTGGGCCCGCCGCATTCGCTCTGTCCAGTGCCTATTCGCGGCAGGCGCCTCTGGCTCGGGTTGGTCGACCGGTGATGGAACGGTTGGTCGATGAGATCGGAGAGTCCGGGCATTTGGCGGTGCTGCATGGCCGGGATGTGCTGTACATCGTTGAAGAACGCGCCCGAAATCGACCGTCGCTGGTGACGGATGTGGGGGTTCGTATCCCCGCTCATTTGACGGCTAGCGGTCGGTCGTTGCTGGCGGGTTTGCCTCCGGCGCACGTCAACGTGCTGTATAGCAGTGTCGAAGATTTCACGCATCGCACCTCAGCGGCCGCCCCACGCAGTCCGCGGGAACTGAAGGATTTACTCAAGCAAGTCCGTCGCGATGGGGTGGCGCATGAGTGCGGGGAGGTGACGGAAGGTTTCGCCTCAGTGGCGGCGCTTGCCCGCGATCATGCTGGGATGCCTGCAGCGGCAGTGGCGTTGACCTGGGTTGATACGAGAGCCGGGGAGGAGGAAGCGGCACGTTTTGCGCGGGCAGTGCGTCGCGCTGCCGATGATCTGACCCGGGCCCTGCACGGTCGGAAGCCGTAGCTCACAGAGCACCGCATTATCCGTAATCCCGGACAGTACCGTGTGGTGAGTGTGAAGCAGCGTCGGTTCAATGTGGTCTCCTGGAAGGGCCGTCCGGGCCCGAGCGCCACTTTTCGATGGGGAAGGACCACGATGACCACCGAACACACTCCTGCGCCAGCAACGTCACCTGCACCACTGTCCCCGCCGTCAAACCTCATGCCCCCGCAATCTGACTCGACCCACACCCCCGCGGGTCCTCGCGCAGTCCGAGCCCCCCGCGGCACCGAGCTGACGGCCAAGAGCTGGCAAACCGAAGCGCCGCTGCGAATGCTCATGAATAACCTCGACCCCGAGGTGGCCGAACGCCCCGATGACCTCGTGGTGTACGGCGGAACCGGGCGTGCAGCCCGCTCCTGGGACGCATTTGAGGCCATCATCGCCTCCCTGAAAGAACTGGAAGACGACGAGACACTGCTAGTCCAGTCGGGGAAACCCGTCGGCATCATCCGCACCCACCCGTGGGCGCCGCGAGTTCTGATCGCCAACTCCAACCTGGTCGGCGACTGGGCGACCTGGCCCGAGTTCCGCAGGCTCGAAGCCGAAGGACTCATGATGTACGGCCAGATGACTGCGGGTTCGTGGATCTACATCGCCACCCAGGGGATCCTGCAAGGCACCTTTGAAACCTTTGCGGCAGTGGCTCGAAAGCTGAACGCCGAAGGCCGACTGTCTGAACCGACCCTGGCTGGGACGCTCACACTGACCGCAGGCTGTGGCGGGATGGGTGGAGCCCAGCCGCTTGCGGTGACCCTGAACGGGGGCGCGGTGCTGGTGGTGGACGTTGACGAGTCACGTCTGCGGCGGCGCCTTGCCAAACGGTATCTCGACGAGGTGGCGCCCAACCTGGATGAGGCCATCAGCCGTTTAACGGCAGCTGTCAAGGAACGTCGTCCATTGTCTGTCGGGCTGGTGGGCAACGCCTCGGAGGTTTTCCCCGAAATGCTGCGCCGCCACCGTGCCGGCGAGGTGCATGTGGACGTTGTGACCGACCAGACCAGCGCCCACGATCCGCTCAGCTATCTGCCCACCGAGTTCGATGTGGAGCACTGGCATACCGAGGCTGCCGCCGACCCGGAAGGGTTCACCAAGAAATCCCGCGAAGCGATGGCCCGGCATGTGCGCGCCATGGTGGAGTTCCAGGACGAAGGCGCAGAGGTCTTTGACTACGGGAACTCGATCCGCGACGAAGCGCGTCTGGCTGGATACCACCGCGCCTTCGAGTTCCCCGGGTTCGTCCCCGCCTACATTCGGCCACTGTTCTGCGAAGGGCTGGGACCATTCCGGTGGGTGGCGCTGTCTGGTGACCCGAACGACATCGCGGTCACCGATGCCGCGCTCAAAAACCTGTTCCCCGAGAATGAGCATCTGCACCGGTGGCTGGACGCAGCGGCTACATACGTGGAGTTCGAGGGTCTGCCCGCACGTATCTGCTGGCTGGGCTACGGTGAACGGCACCGGGCAGGGCTGCTGTTTAACCAGCTGGTGCGCGACGGCGCAGTGAAAGCCCCGATTGTGATTGGCCGTGACCACCTCGACTCCGGTTCCGTCGCCTCACCCTACCGAGAGACCGAAGGCATGCTAGACGGCTCGGACGCCATCGCCGACTGGCCGCTGCTGAACGCCCTGACCTCGACCAGTTCCGGCGCGACCTGGGTCTCCATTCACCATGGCGGAGGCGTGGGTATTGGCCGCTCGATCCATGCGGGGCAAGTGGGGGTAGCTGATGGCACGGACTTAGCTGCGGAAAAACTCACCCGCCTACTCACGAACGATCCGGCTCTTGGCGTGATGCGGCATACGGACGCCGGATATTCCCGCGCGGCCCAGGTCGCTACCGAGCGCGGTGTGCGGATCCCGATGCCGCCCCGTCTGAGAGATTCGGAAGAACATGCAGAAGTACCCGCGGAAAGGACTACGGGCCATGACGCGTCACGGTGAGGTCGACCGGGTCAGGAGGCCTGATGACCAGTGAGCTGATAACCGGGATTAGTGAGCTGACCACTCTCGATGCACCGCTGCACGACGCAAATATCGCCCCGGTTCTGCACGATGCCGCCATCGTCATCGACGACGGTTTAATTGCCTGGGTCGGACCCGCCGCGCACGCCCCCGCCGCTGATCGGCACACCGACCTGGAAGGCCGAGCCGTCTTGCCCGGGTGGGTGGACTCCCATACTCACCTCGTTTTCGATGGCGACCGGTCCGCAGAATTCGCGGCCCGGATGGCAGGGGAGTCGTACCAGGCCGGTGGTATTTCGGTCACCACCGACGCCACCCGATCAGCTAGCGATGACCGACTGGATGCGTTGATCACGGCACGCATCGACGAGGCGCGTCGAGGCGGTACCACCTATATCGAAACCAAAACCGGATACGGGCTGAGCATCGACCAGGAAGCGCGGGCTGCCCGCATAGCATCCCGCCACGCCGACGAGGTGACGTTCCTCGGAGCCCACCTAGTTCCCGACGGACAAGACGCCGACCTGTACACCGAGGACGTGGCCGGCCCCATGCTCGACGCAGTGATCACCGCCGCGGGAGAGTCTGGAGGGTCCCGACTGTTCTGGGCCGATGTGTTCTGTGAACGCGGCGCGTTCAATGAGACCCAATCCCATCGGGTCCTGACCGCAGCGAAGGCCGCAGGCTTGGGGCTTCGGGTTCACGGCAATCAACTTGGACCTGGGCCCGGGGTTCGGCTCGCGGTGGAATGCGGCGCTGCGAGCGTGGATCACGTGAACTATCTGAGCGATGGAGACGTCGATGCGCTCGCCGGGTCCGGGGGTGGGCACGCTGCCGACGGGGCTAGGGCGCAACCGGGTTGGGAAACCGTGGCGACGGTTCTGCCCGCCTGCGATCTGTCCACGCGGGCCCCGCTGGCCCCGGCGCGGCGCCTGTTGGATGCCGGGGTGAGCATCGCTCTTGCCTCCAATTGCAATCCGGGCACCTCCTATACGACGTCCATGTCATTTTGCGTGAGCACCGCCGTGTTGCAGATGGGGCTGTCCATCGCCGAAGCGGTGGCGGCGGCAACCCTCGGCGGGGCCAGAGCTCTGCGCCGGGACGCCGAATCGCTGGCAGCGCGCACCCATCCCGGCCCTGAACAGACCTGGGCTCCCATTGGCCGTATCACCCCCGGGCATCGCGCTGACCTTCATGTTCTTAATGCCCCCGCCGCGATTCACCTCGCCTACCGGCCAGGGATGCCGATGACGCACAGCGTGTGGCGGGCAGGCGAGCGCATCGTGTGAGCCCTAGGCGTTGGAGGCGGATCTGGCCGTGGACACAGATCGTGCCGTTGCCAGCGGGTCTGAACTTTACCGCGGGTCTGGCCTTTGCCCGTGGGGTCGGTCTCTGGCTACCGATCCGGTCTTCGGCCGCCGAGCTGACCCTCGGTAACCAATCCGACTCTTTCCCCGACCATTGACTCGATAAATCAGGAGAACGTTTGATGAACCAGCAGCCCACCCCGTCCCCCGACGTGCATCGAGACGGCCTGACTCCCGACATAGGAGGAGGCTGCCCGGGAGGAGGCCACCTGGGCTCCGATACAGCTGCTGCTGAGTCTGTCGTCCGCCTCGGGATTCAAGGGCTCACCGCAGCTGATGTGTTGGCCGTGGCGCGCGACGGGGCACGAGTTGAGCTGACCGAGGAATCCCGACGCACGGTAGCGCAGGTCCGCGCCCATATCGACGCCCTCGCCCACGCCGACCGCCCGGTCTACGGGGTGTCCACCGGGTTTGGTGCGCTCGCGAATAAACACATCCCGCCCAGTCAGCGCACCGCCCTGCAACGCTCACTAATCCGCTCACATGCGGCAGGCATCGGCCCCGAGGTAGAACGCGAGGTGGTGCGCGCCATGATGCTGCTGCGCGCCCGCACCCTGGCCTCAGGGCGAACCGGGGTGCGTCCCGAAGTCGTGGAGACCATGCTCGCCCTGCTAAACGCCGGGATCACGCCGATTGTGCACGAGTATGGTTCGCTCGGCTGCTCAGGCGACCTCGCCCCGCTCTCGCACTGCGCACTAGTTTTGATGGGAGAGGGACGGGCGCGCGATCAGGATGGACACGAACGACCCGTCGCCGACCTGCTTGCAGAACACGACATCACCCCGGTGGTGCTGGCCGAAAAAGAAGGCCTCGCGCTGATTAACGGCACCGACGGCATGCTCGGCCAGCTGCTCATGGCGATTGCTGACCTCGACCAACTAGTGCGGATAGCGGACGTGACCTGCGCATTCAGTGTGCAAGC
Coding sequences within it:
- a CDS encoding nucleotidyl transferase AbiEii/AbiGii toxin family protein, which encodes MKGASIEEVRKQFAFQLLFRRMFSEDNGRWIVLGGNALLLRTGGGRFTQDVDLARAEGWESDDELRAEFQEILTRDVGDPFSFVIDRFTSHDRSDPYGYGSKTATAHLTVFLGPKVFEWFTIDFTVRRHVTGPVDYLALNPVIDHEVLGDLPKVPVVPIENQIADKVCALYEKHNGPTAWSTRYRDLADIVRIVLDLEIDGARLKTMLRYECSRRRIHELPRALCAPHESWISEYPAAARRFTGFPAAFHDLDQSLSCAGRCLNTVLDGTLAEGVWDPSAQRWRENPRTRVQALGRSLFR
- a CDS encoding ROK family transcriptional regulator is translated as MPATAPDLFVPPGMSFVSQRTVIQVLRRASTPETISDICRASGLSRPTVASAINALLEGGVITEEAPTGSTPRGGRPSRRYRLATHAFLVGAVVLHSDRIEVHITDLDATPRAQRSLDVPDNFRGVDDLPLLIEELLNEALAENTIRNTPLACLVVAVMGVVQNTRIITRSGIFHRWRGSLLHDFLTQRYQTTVIVENNANLAALAGAVNVPDTGTMICLLLGSHIECGLVLGGSIHRGAHGEAGELSKGNWDQLYRLLSTGPSLERRGQNVYSRAFAGDSDAVAFVQQASHMIGDGLAPVIEFIDPDRIAIGGEAAAAKSVLTRGIVDTLTRRLGWSPDILTIPLGSRVVATGAIIVGTRFARERFLSVNGTKTAPEPEPVS
- the hutG gene encoding formimidoylglutamase; translated protein: MNTGISDDVPGADEAATAQHNRARRDALSTAAADLWTGRHDGDGAQHARWHQVVRSAPGSNSPSSPRHRPVSNAHQSSAMDAHQDRLSSAQQGWASNGHHDPAPTDPHHLAIHMAGFCSDEGVRRNRGRTGAALGPDQLRRALAPLALHDARATTDVPVFDHGDIRVHGHDLETAQAKMGDKLAAILRARPHDLAVALGGGHETAWASYQGLLRSGRLGGDVRWGVLNLDAHFDLRHEDQPTSGTPFLQMANSEQRCGRALRYAVLGISEPSNTGVLFSKAHDLGVSYLTDVECAEGGFSAVRSFVEHFVRDLDLLYLTIDLDVLPAAHAPGVSAPAAYGVAMPLIDCAVRTAASSGSLALVDVVELNPHLDIDNRTARTGARLIDTAVTHWIRASRS
- a CDS encoding IclR family transcriptional regulator, which encodes MSSKVPAADATLRVLAHLSAQRGPVPAARLAAELQLPRSTVYDLLSVLTEHGFVLHLREERLYGLGPAAFALSSAYSRQAPLARVGRPVMERLVDEIGESGHLAVLHGRDVLYIVEERARNRPSLVTDVGVRIPAHLTASGRSLLAGLPPAHVNVLYSSVEDFTHRTSAAAPRSPRELKDLLKQVRRDGVAHECGEVTEGFASVAALARDHAGMPAAAVALTWVDTRAGEEEAARFARAVRRAADDLTRALHGRKP
- the hutU gene encoding urocanate hydratase; this encodes MPPQSDSTHTPAGPRAVRAPRGTELTAKSWQTEAPLRMLMNNLDPEVAERPDDLVVYGGTGRAARSWDAFEAIIASLKELEDDETLLVQSGKPVGIIRTHPWAPRVLIANSNLVGDWATWPEFRRLEAEGLMMYGQMTAGSWIYIATQGILQGTFETFAAVARKLNAEGRLSEPTLAGTLTLTAGCGGMGGAQPLAVTLNGGAVLVVDVDESRLRRRLAKRYLDEVAPNLDEAISRLTAAVKERRPLSVGLVGNASEVFPEMLRRHRAGEVHVDVVTDQTSAHDPLSYLPTEFDVEHWHTEAAADPEGFTKKSREAMARHVRAMVEFQDEGAEVFDYGNSIRDEARLAGYHRAFEFPGFVPAYIRPLFCEGLGPFRWVALSGDPNDIAVTDAALKNLFPENEHLHRWLDAAATYVEFEGLPARICWLGYGERHRAGLLFNQLVRDGAVKAPIVIGRDHLDSGSVASPYRETEGMLDGSDAIADWPLLNALTSTSSGATWVSIHHGGGVGIGRSIHAGQVGVADGTDLAAEKLTRLLTNDPALGVMRHTDAGYSRAAQVATERGVRIPMPPRLRDSEEHAEVPAERTTGHDASR
- a CDS encoding amidohydrolase family protein gives rise to the protein MTSELITGISELTTLDAPLHDANIAPVLHDAAIVIDDGLIAWVGPAAHAPAADRHTDLEGRAVLPGWVDSHTHLVFDGDRSAEFAARMAGESYQAGGISVTTDATRSASDDRLDALITARIDEARRGGTTYIETKTGYGLSIDQEARAARIASRHADEVTFLGAHLVPDGQDADLYTEDVAGPMLDAVITAAGESGGSRLFWADVFCERGAFNETQSHRVLTAAKAAGLGLRVHGNQLGPGPGVRLAVECGAASVDHVNYLSDGDVDALAGSGGGHAADGARAQPGWETVATVLPACDLSTRAPLAPARRLLDAGVSIALASNCNPGTSYTTSMSFCVSTAVLQMGLSIAEAVAAATLGGARALRRDAESLAARTHPGPEQTWAPIGRITPGHRADLHVLNAPAAIHLAYRPGMPMTHSVWRAGERIV